A stretch of the Macrobrachium nipponense isolate FS-2020 chromosome 23, ASM1510439v2, whole genome shotgun sequence genome encodes the following:
- the LOC135197608 gene encoding uncharacterized protein LOC135197608 has product MTWTRPLEFRTTSLIPRIKAAEKLLESDKKGDDDSSTTNGSSGAQVKLPQLELPKFKGEVTECQSFWDQFSCHVDNSDIPVIRIRVLAKSVIKKCVRCQRHDSRACSQPVAPLPELRVKAAPPFTVTGLDFAGPLFCADLASKKFYILFFTCAVVRAIHVELTDSMSVFDCMLAIRRFIARRGLPSVLYSDNAKTFVECVSELQKVYGHLSPHWRFIVPRSPWWAGWWERLIRSVKSAVRKTLGGNSLFPGCELEQTTLHEVEACVNSRPLTFVSEEPDAPVPLSPSHFLIGRSTGFQTPVNTDPSCISAKDLSDREILRRQILNKFWTVWSNDYIRNLPCVVLLRVSLPIVT; this is encoded by the exons ATGACTTGGACAAGGCCTTTGGAGTTTAGAACGACGTCTCTTATACCTAGGATTAAGGCTGCTGAGAAACTCCTCGAGTCAGACAAAAAAGGTGACGATGATAGTAGTACTACTAATGGATCTTCAGGTGCACAAGTGAAGCTGCCTCAGCTAGAACTGCCGAAATTTAAAGGAGAAGTGACAGAATGTCAGTCCTTTTGGGACCAGTTCAGTTGCCATGTAGACAATTCAGATATACCAGTAATAA GAATTAGAGTATTAGCCAAGTCTGTCATCAAGAAATGTGTTAGATGTCAAAGACATGATTCAAGGGCTTGCAGTCAACCTGTAGCTCCTTTACCAGAATTAAGGGTGAAGGCTGCACCACCATTTACTGTAACTGGTCTCGACTTTGCTGGTCCTCTATTTTGTGCTGATTTAGCAtcgaaaaagttttatattttgtttttcacgtgTGCTGTAGTCCGCGCCATACATGTAGAGCTTACTGACTCCATGAGTGTCTTTGACTGTATGCTTGCAATTCGCAGATTCATTGCTCGTAGGGGCCTTCCATCAGTGCTGTACTCCGATAATGCAAAGACTTTTGTTGAATGTGTCAGTGAATTGCAAAAGGTTTATGGACACCTGTCTCCCCACTGGAGATTTATAGTTCCAAGGTCTCCTTGGTGGGCAGGTTGGTGGGAACGTTTAATAAGATCAGTAAAGTCTGCTGTTCGAAAAACTTTAGGtggtaattctttatttccaggATGTGAATTAGAGCAAACGACTTTGCATGAAGTTGAGGCATGTGTAAACTCCAGGCCTTTGACTTTTGTTAGTGAAGAACCTGATGCCCCTGTCCCTttatctccctctcattttcttattGGGAGAAGTACAGGTTTTCAAACTCCGGTGAACACTGACCCTTCTTGTATTTCAGCTAAGGATTTAAGTGATAGAGAAATCTTAAGAAGGCAGATCTTAAATAAGTTTTGGACTGTGTGGAGCAATGATTATATCAGGAATTTACCTTGTGTTGTTTTGTTAAGGGTTTCACTCCCAATTGTGACCTGA